From Granulimonas faecalis:
CTCCGCCAAGAAGGAGGCCAAGAAGCGGGCCCGCGACCTCGACCGCGAGCAGGAGCGCGCCAAGGCGGCGGAGGCCGACGCCGAGGACCTGCTCATCGAGGCCCAGAAGCAGGTGCGCGCCCTCAAGCAGGACCTCGCCGCGCAGCAGGAGGCCGAGTCCCAGGCCCAGGCGACCCTCGACGAGGCCGCCGACATCGTGGCCCACCCCGAGGAGACGGACGCCCTGGCCGACCGCGTGACCGACAACAGCGCCGCCGCCGAACGCCAGGAGATCCACGTGCAGACGCTGGCCGACACCGAGCGCGACCTGCGCCAGCGCACCCTGCGCAGCCGTGTGGCCTTCATCCTCGTGGTGGTGGCCGCCGTCATCGTGCTGGCGGTGCTGTTCATGGCGTTCTCCTCGTAAGCCTCCCCCGGCGGCGCCCCGTCCCGGCTCCCGTCCCAACACCCGGACACTTTTGTCCCATTGGTCGGGCTCTCCAGTTGTCACCCTGGTCGGGCACCCGAGGTGTCGCGCGACCAGCGGGTGCCGGACCATGCCGAAGGCCCCTGCGGCATGGGTTTTTCGGCTGAGGGGTGCTCGAACCCATGCCACAGGCCCCTGCGGCATGGGTCACTCAGCGTCGGCCGCCTGAAAACCATGCCGCAACCCGCTCCGGCATGTCCGGAACCCATAAGGTGGGAAACAGGCGACGTGACGGACTGGCCAGGCAGCGCCGCCACAACGGATTGGCCAGGCAGCGCTGCCATGCCATATGTTCGGTGGTTTTCTCTGCGCGAGGGACCCAGAACCACCGAACATCACGATGTTCGGTGGTTTAGACAAGGTTTCTTACCGAAAAGCACCGAGCATCAGGAGGTGCTCCTGAAGAGGGAGGGAGGCCGCAGAGGCGCAGGGCGGCAGGTGCGCGACCGGGCGTGACGGTTAAAGTGCCCGACCAAGGTGACGGCGAAAGTGTCCGGGTGCTGGGACAAGAAGTGGGACAAAAGTGTCCGGGTGTTGGGACAAAGACGAGCAGTAATCGCTGAGCCCCAACCCCCGACGAGCGCACCTAAGCCATCCCAGCTGTCGGGGTCACAGGCCGGTCCGACGATGCAAAACGCCGGACCCATGGGCCGAAGGCCCCGCAGCCTACCTGATCAGCATCGCGTCCCCGAACGACAGCATGCGGTAACCCTCGTCGACCGCCTCGGCGTAGGCGTCCATGATCTGGTCGCGCGTGGCGAAGGCCGAGACCAGCATCATCAGCGTGGAGCGGGGCACGTGGAAGTTGGTGACCATGGCGTCCACCACGTGGAAGGTGGAGCCGGGCATGAGGAAGAGGTCGGTGGTGGCGTCGCGCCGCTCCACGAGGTCGCCCCTCCCGCACACGGCGGCGGAGTCGGGCACGTCCTCGAAGCGGCGCGCGACGACGGCGGGGTCGTCCGCCGGTGCCTCCGGGTCGAAGGCGCTCTCGAGGGAGCGCACGGACGTCGTGCCCACGGCCACCACGCGGTGCCCGGCGGCCTTGGCGGCCTTCACCCTCTCCACGACATCCGCCGGCACGTGGTAGCGCTCGGTGTGCATGACGTGGTCGGCGGGGTCGTCCTCCTCCACGAGGCGGAACGTGTCGATCCCCACCTCGAGCTCCACGAAGCACATCTCCACGCCCTTCGCGGCGAGGCGGTCGATGAGGGCCGGCGTGAAGTGCAGGCCCGCCGTCGGCGCGGCGGCGGAGTGCTCCTCGTCCATGGCGTAGACCGTCTGGTACTTCTCCGGGTCGCCCTCGTAGGAGGTGATGTACGGCGGCAGGGGCACGTGGCCCACGGCGTGCATGGCCTCGTCCAAGGTGCGGCCGCCTGCGGGCGAGAACCGCACGAGGCGGCCGCCCTTGGACCCCTCCACGAAGTCCATGACCTCGCCGGTGAGCACGACCTCGGCGCCCTCGGGGGCATGGAGGCCACCGGCGCGGTACTCGATGACGGCGCCGGGCTTGAGGCGCTTGCCCGGGTTCACCAGGCACTCCCAGACGCCTCCCAGGGGGTCCACGTCCTCGCGGCGGCGGAGCAGCAGCGTCTCGGAAACGGCGCCGGTGGGCTTGCGCCCCACGAGGCGGGCCGGCAGCACACGGGTCTTGTTGGCCACGAGCAGGTCGCCCGGCTCGAGGTAGTCGACGATGTCGGTGAAGGTACGGTGCTCCACCGAGCCGTCCTCGCGGTCCAGCACGAGGAGGCGGCAGCTGTCGCGGGGCTCCGCGGGGGCCTGGGCGATGAGGGCCTCGGGCAGGTCGTAGTCGAAATCGTCGGTCTTCATGGCTTGGCTCCCTGGGACGCGCGGCAAAACATGAGGGTTATACCACCGATGCCCGCCGGGAGCCCCGGGGGCGCCGTCACGCCCCGGCCCGGGCCCCCTCGCGGCGGCGCCTGCGCTCCTCGCGGGCCTCGGCGCGCCCGAGCGCGGCCTCCACGGCCGAGAAGCGGCAGCCGCAGTAGTTCTGCCGGTACATGCCCAGCTCGCGCGACCGCCGCGTGGCCTCGGGGTAGGCCGGCCGGAAGTCGCGCACCACGGGCTCGAGGCCATGGGCACGGGCGCAGGCCACGAGCACCTCGTCGCAGGTGTCGTGGAGCTGGTGGGGCGACACGGCCAGGGTGGT
This genomic window contains:
- the queA gene encoding tRNA preQ1(34) S-adenosylmethionine ribosyltransferase-isomerase QueA, which produces MKTDDFDYDLPEALIAQAPAEPRDSCRLLVLDREDGSVEHRTFTDIVDYLEPGDLLVANKTRVLPARLVGRKPTGAVSETLLLRRREDVDPLGGVWECLVNPGKRLKPGAVIEYRAGGLHAPEGAEVVLTGEVMDFVEGSKGGRLVRFSPAGGRTLDEAMHAVGHVPLPPYITSYEGDPEKYQTVYAMDEEHSAAAPTAGLHFTPALIDRLAAKGVEMCFVELEVGIDTFRLVEEDDPADHVMHTERYHVPADVVERVKAAKAAGHRVVAVGTTSVRSLESAFDPEAPADDPAVVARRFEDVPDSAAVCGRGDLVERRDATTDLFLMPGSTFHVVDAMVTNFHVPRSTLMMLVSAFATRDQIMDAYAEAVDEGYRMLSFGDAMLIR